From a single Saimiri boliviensis isolate mSaiBol1 chromosome 15, mSaiBol1.pri, whole genome shotgun sequence genomic region:
- the PEX2 gene encoding peroxisome biogenesis factor 2 encodes MTSKKENAKSTNRVLRISQLDALELNKALEQLVWSQFTQCFHGFKPGLLARFEPEVKACLWLFLWRFTIYSKNATVGQSVLNIQYKNDFSPNLRYQPPSKNQKIWYAVCTIGGRWLEERCYDLLRNHHLASFGKVKQCVNFVVGLLKLGGLINFLIFLQRGKFATLTERLLGIHSVCCMPQNIREVGFEYMNRELLWHGFAEFLIFLLPLINVQKLKAKLSSWYIPLTGAPNSDNILATNGKECSLCGEWPTLPHTIGCEHIFCYFCAKSSFLFDMYFTCPKCGTEVHSLQPLKSGIEMSEVNAL; translated from the coding sequence ATGACTTCCAAAAAAGAGAATGCGAAGAGTACAAACAGAGTGCTAAGAATAAGCCAGTTGGATGCACTTGAACTAAACAAGGCCCTGGAGCAGCTTGTGTGGTCCCAGTTTACTCAGTGCTTTCATGGATTTAAACCTGGGCTATTAGCTCGCTTTGAACCAGAGGTGAAAGCATGCTTATGGCTTTTCTTGTGGAGATTCACCATCTACTCCAAAAATGCCACAGTGGGACAGTCAGTTTTGAATATTCAGTACAAAAATGACTTTTCCCCTAACCTGAGATATCAGCCACCtagtaaaaatcaaaaaatttggTATGCTGTTTGTACAATTGGTGGGAGATGGTTAGAAGAACGATGCTACGATTTGCTTCGAAACCATCATTTAGCATCATTTGGGAAAGTCAAGCAGTGCGTGAATTTTGTGGTTGGACTTTTGAAATTAGGTGGGCtgattaattttttgattttcctTCAGAGGGGAAAGTTTGCAACTTTGACAGAACGTCTCCTAGGCATTCATTCTGTGTGTTGCATGCCTCAAAACATACGTGAAGTTGGCTTTGAATACATGAATAGGGAACTTCTCTGGCATGGTTTTGctgaatttctgatttttctcttaccACTTATCAATGTCCAGAAGTTGAAAGCCAAGCTATCTTCATGGTATATCCCTCTTACTGGTGCACCTAATAGTGACAATATATTAGCCACCAATGGCAAAGAATGTTCTCTGTGTGGAGAGTGGCCCACCTTGCCTCACACCATAGGATGTGAGCATATCTTCTGTTACTTCTGTGCTAAGAGTAGTTTCTTATTTGACATGTACTTTACTTGTCCTAAATGTGGCACAGAAGTACACAGTCTGCAGCCACTGAAATCGGGAATTGAGATGTCAGAAGTAAATGCTCTTTAG